The proteins below are encoded in one region of Methanoculleus sp. 7T:
- a CDS encoding glycosyltransferase translates to MKILQIVPYCLPYRGGQERYVYNLSKYLVRHGHDVEIVTSNYPYTRECETSEGIRITRHRCLARPLRNPLTPAFMTLT, encoded by the coding sequence ATGAAGATACTCCAGATCGTTCCCTACTGTCTTCCCTATCGTGGCGGGCAGGAGCGCTATGTCTACAATCTCAGCAAATATCTGGTCAGGCACGGCCATGACGTCGAGATCGTTACCTCGAACTATCCCTACACTCGCGAGTGCGAGACCTCGGAGGGCATCAGGATAACCCGACACCGCTGTCTCGCCCGCCCTCTGCGAAACCCTCTCACCCCTGCATTCATGACCCTGACAC